From one Streptomyces sp. NBC_01478 genomic stretch:
- a CDS encoding thioesterase family protein — translation MREAASAPAPVRATIGDSEFDRDTAVTRRAPGVYDIDLSAGWTIISAVNGGYLLAVLGRALADALPHPDPFTISAHYLTASQPGPAVIRTETIRTGRTLSTGQASLFQYDEEGAEVERIRVLASYGDLDALPDDVRTAARPPSFPPLDQCFGPQDGPAPVPGSSAITDRLMLKLDPSTLGWALGAPSGKGEMRSWFGLADGRDADPVSLLLAVDALPPTAFEIGLKGWVPTVELTVHVRARPAPGPLRVSITTRNLAGGFLEEDAEVWDSTDRLVAQSRQLARARLT, via the coding sequence ATGCGAGAAGCAGCATCCGCGCCGGCGCCCGTACGGGCCACGATCGGCGACAGTGAGTTCGACCGCGACACGGCGGTCACCCGTCGCGCCCCGGGCGTCTACGACATCGACCTCTCGGCCGGCTGGACGATCATCAGCGCCGTCAACGGCGGCTACCTCCTGGCGGTCCTGGGCCGGGCCCTGGCGGATGCGCTCCCGCACCCCGACCCGTTCACGATCTCCGCGCACTACCTGACGGCGTCCCAGCCGGGCCCGGCGGTCATCCGCACGGAGACGATCCGCACCGGCCGCACCCTCTCCACGGGCCAGGCCTCCCTCTTCCAGTACGACGAGGAGGGCGCGGAGGTCGAGCGCATCCGTGTCCTGGCCTCGTACGGCGACCTGGACGCGCTCCCCGATGACGTCCGCACCGCGGCCCGCCCTCCCTCTTTCCCACCCCTGGACCAGTGCTTCGGCCCCCAGGACGGCCCCGCCCCCGTCCCCGGCAGCTCGGCCATCACCGACCGCCTGATGCTGAAGCTGGACCCGTCCACCCTCGGCTGGGCCCTGGGCGCCCCCTCAGGCAAGGGCGAGATGCGCTCCTGGTTCGGCCTGGCGGACGGCCGCGACGCGGACCCCGTCTCCCTCCTCCTGGCGGTGGACGCGCTCCCCCCGACGGCCTTCGAGATAGGCCTCAAGGGCTGGGTCCCCACGGTGGAACTCACGGTCCACGTCCGCGCCCGCCCCGCCCCGGGCCCCCTCCGCGTCTCCATCACCACCCGCAACCTGGCCGGCGGCTTCCTCGAGGAGGACGCGGAGGTCTGGGACAGCACCGACCGACTGGTCGCCCAGTCACGGCAGTTGGCCCGCGCGCGACTGACCTGA
- a CDS encoding TIGR03086 family metal-binding protein, giving the protein MNTNAMDPRPLYTRATEQAAALIRTVRPERLGAPTPCTEFDVRTLLSHLVGGTHRIATVGEGGDGMAVHPFVDGVSDEDWPTAYDEARTRVAKAWSDDARLDALVRVPWGEAPGRIALSGYVMEGVTHTWDLSEALGHPLQLDPELAEFALAFARRALPDEQRDADTPFATAQPIPEGADAYGQLAAWLGRSPISPA; this is encoded by the coding sequence ATGAACACAAACGCCATGGACCCCCGCCCCCTCTACACCCGCGCGACCGAGCAGGCGGCCGCGCTGATCAGGACGGTACGACCGGAGCGGCTCGGCGCTCCCACCCCGTGCACGGAGTTCGACGTACGCACCCTGCTGAGCCATCTCGTCGGCGGCACCCACCGCATCGCGACGGTGGGCGAGGGCGGCGACGGCATGGCCGTCCACCCCTTCGTGGACGGCGTCTCGGACGAGGACTGGCCGACCGCGTACGACGAGGCCCGCACCCGGGTCGCCAAGGCCTGGTCGGACGACGCCCGCCTGGACGCCCTGGTCCGGGTTCCCTGGGGCGAGGCACCGGGCCGTATCGCCCTCTCCGGCTACGTGATGGAGGGCGTCACCCACACCTGGGACCTCTCGGAAGCCCTGGGCCATCCCCTCCAACTCGACCCGGAACTTGCCGAGTTCGCGCTGGCGTTCGCCCGCAGGGCCCTCCCGGACGAGCAACGGGACGCGGACACCCCCTTCGCCACGGCCCAACCGATCCCTGAAGGGGCCGACGCCTACGGCCAGTTGGCCGCTTGGCTGGGGCGAAGCCCGATCAGTCCCGCCTGA
- a CDS encoding alpha/beta hydrolase, with the protein MSLTGTPFLYTAVVLTIVALILPLVLWSRMRGPKAVRVAARALMLLFAQATAVTLVFVMVNNQNNLYDNWADLLGTGNHVQQAADLGRNGTGDISLKRLPKVKQDFSPAEGAGMRAAGGVEVTQLKGRVSGVNAEVYVWLPPQYKEPAYRHHTFPVVELLPGYPGSAKAWFGSLHANSQLLPLMKSGRVAPFILVAPRTNLLAGVDTGCANITGTVNADSWLSVDVPKMVMDNFRAEAAPSGWAVAGYSAGAHCAVKLAVAHPDRYRAAVGMSGYNDPIAERNSLAAASPALRAANNPYLLLKAKRTPPPIALYISGESGDGYETGTALASVAEAPTTVHVVFLPRSDGGHTMALWRPQVKAVFRWLTLEMGKNRPHAKTGSTTPHGRSNAGSTHAELASGTASRAGAARKR; encoded by the coding sequence ATGAGCCTCACCGGGACTCCGTTCCTCTACACCGCCGTCGTGCTGACGATCGTCGCCCTCATACTGCCGCTCGTGCTGTGGTCGCGGATGCGCGGCCCCAAGGCCGTACGCGTGGCGGCACGGGCCCTGATGCTGCTGTTCGCCCAGGCCACGGCCGTCACCCTGGTCTTCGTGATGGTCAACAACCAGAACAACCTCTACGACAACTGGGCCGACCTCCTCGGCACCGGCAACCACGTCCAGCAGGCCGCCGACCTCGGCAGGAACGGCACCGGCGACATCTCGCTGAAACGGCTGCCCAAGGTCAAGCAGGACTTCTCCCCTGCCGAGGGCGCCGGCATGCGCGCGGCCGGCGGGGTGGAGGTCACCCAGCTCAAGGGCCGGGTGTCCGGCGTCAACGCCGAGGTGTACGTGTGGCTGCCGCCGCAGTACAAGGAGCCCGCCTACCGCCACCACACGTTCCCGGTCGTCGAGCTGCTGCCGGGCTATCCCGGGTCGGCGAAGGCCTGGTTCGGGTCGCTGCACGCGAACTCGCAGTTGCTGCCGCTGATGAAGAGCGGCCGGGTCGCGCCCTTCATCCTGGTCGCGCCGCGCACCAACCTGCTGGCCGGCGTCGACACCGGCTGCGCCAACATCACCGGCACGGTCAACGCCGACAGCTGGCTGAGCGTCGACGTACCGAAGATGGTCATGGACAACTTCCGCGCCGAGGCGGCCCCTTCGGGCTGGGCGGTGGCCGGCTACTCGGCCGGGGCGCACTGCGCGGTCAAGCTCGCGGTGGCCCACCCGGACCGCTACCGCGCGGCCGTCGGCATGTCCGGCTACAACGACCCGATCGCGGAACGCAATTCACTCGCCGCTGCGAGCCCGGCCCTGCGCGCCGCGAACAACCCTTACCTGCTGCTGAAGGCGAAGAGGACCCCGCCGCCGATCGCGCTGTACATCTCGGGCGAGTCAGGCGACGGCTACGAGACGGGCACCGCTCTGGCCTCCGTCGCCGAGGCGCCGACGACCGTGCATGTGGTGTTCCTGCCGCGCAGCGACGGCGGTCACACGATGGCGCTGTGGCGGCCGCAGGTGAAGGCCGTGTTCCGCTGGCTGACGCTGGAGATGGGCAAGAACCGTCCGCACGCGAAGACCGGGAGCACTACTCCTCACGGACGGTCGAACGCCGGTTCCACGCACGCGGAGCTCGCCAGTGGAACCGCATCGCGAGCAGGCGCAGCACGAAAGCGGTGA
- a CDS encoding cysteine desulfurase family protein yields the protein MAYLDHAATTPMLPEAVEAMTAHLSITGNASSLHASGRKARRTVEESRETLAEALGARPSEVVFTSGGTEADNLAVKGLYWSRRDADPARTRVLASPVEHHAVLDAVHWLGEHEGATVEYLPVDSYGRVHPEVLREAIARNPDDVALVTVMWANNEIGTVLPVRELADVAGEFGIPLHADAVQAFGQVPVDFAASGLAAMTVSGHKIGGPYGIGALLLGREYTPVPVLHGGGQERHVRSGTLDVPAIASFAVAGRLAAEQREWFAREIGALRDDLVTAVRTAVPDGILGGDPVDRLPANAHFTFPGCEGDSLLLLLDAQGIECSTGSACTAGVAQPSHVLLATGTDPDLARGTLRFSLGHTSTEADVEAVAKAIGPAVERARAAGLT from the coding sequence ATGGCATACCTCGACCACGCCGCGACCACCCCGATGCTTCCCGAGGCAGTCGAGGCGATGACGGCCCACCTGAGCATCACGGGCAACGCCTCCTCCCTCCACGCGTCCGGCCGCAAGGCCCGCCGTACGGTCGAAGAGTCCCGGGAGACCCTCGCCGAGGCGCTCGGCGCCCGCCCCAGCGAGGTCGTGTTCACCTCCGGCGGCACCGAGGCCGACAACCTCGCGGTGAAGGGCCTGTACTGGTCCCGCCGCGACGCCGACCCGGCCCGCACCCGGGTCCTCGCCAGCCCCGTCGAGCACCACGCCGTCCTGGACGCCGTGCACTGGCTGGGCGAACACGAGGGCGCCACCGTCGAGTACCTCCCGGTCGACTCCTACGGCCGGGTCCACCCCGAGGTGCTGCGCGAGGCGATCGCCCGCAACCCCGACGACGTCGCCCTGGTCACCGTGATGTGGGCCAACAACGAGATCGGGACCGTTCTGCCGGTCCGTGAACTCGCCGATGTGGCGGGGGAGTTCGGCATCCCGCTGCACGCCGACGCGGTGCAGGCCTTCGGGCAGGTCCCGGTCGACTTCGCCGCCTCCGGGCTCGCCGCGATGACCGTCTCCGGCCACAAGATCGGCGGCCCGTACGGCATCGGCGCCCTGCTGCTGGGCCGCGAGTACACCCCCGTACCCGTCCTGCACGGCGGCGGCCAGGAACGCCATGTCCGCTCCGGCACCCTCGACGTCCCCGCGATCGCCTCCTTCGCGGTCGCCGGCCGCCTCGCCGCCGAACAGCGCGAGTGGTTCGCCCGCGAGATCGGCGCCCTGCGCGACGACCTCGTCACGGCCGTCCGCACGGCGGTCCCGGACGGGATCCTCGGCGGGGACCCGGTGGACCGGCTCCCGGCCAACGCCCACTTCACGTTCCCCGGCTGCGAGGGCGACTCCCTGCTGCTCCTGCTGGACGCGCAGGGCATCGAGTGCTCCACCGGCTCGGCCTGCACCGCGGGCGTCGCCCAGCCCAGCCATGTCCTGCTCGCCACCGGAACCGATCCGGACCTCGCCCGCGGCACCCTGCGCTTCTCCCTCGGCCACACCTCCACGGAAGCGGATGTGGAGGCCGTGGCGAAGGCGATCGGCCCGGCGGTGGAACGTGCGCGCGCCGCCGGGCTGACCTGA
- a CDS encoding trimeric intracellular cation channel family protein has product MLQQLFSPSVQHTLDLVGIFVFAISGALLAVRKNFDVFGIAVLAEVTALGGGVFRDLVIGAVPPAAFTDLGYFLTPFLAALLVFFLHPQVERIQTGVNVFDAAGLGLFCVTGTVKAYDYGLGLTASVALGLGSAVGGGVLRDVLANETPSLLRWDRDLYAVPAIVGATMVALCIRYDVLGPFTSGLAVVTAFVLRLLAMRFHWRAPRAWNRRSTVREE; this is encoded by the coding sequence GTGCTCCAGCAACTGTTCAGCCCCTCCGTCCAGCACACGCTCGACCTCGTCGGCATCTTCGTGTTCGCCATCTCCGGCGCGCTGCTGGCCGTCCGCAAGAACTTCGACGTGTTCGGCATCGCCGTCCTCGCCGAGGTCACCGCGCTGGGCGGAGGGGTGTTCCGGGACCTGGTCATCGGGGCGGTGCCCCCGGCCGCCTTCACGGACCTGGGGTACTTCCTCACCCCGTTCCTCGCCGCCCTGCTCGTCTTCTTCCTCCACCCGCAGGTGGAGCGGATCCAGACCGGGGTCAACGTCTTCGACGCGGCCGGCCTCGGCCTGTTCTGCGTCACCGGCACGGTGAAGGCGTACGACTACGGGCTCGGCCTGACCGCCTCGGTGGCCCTCGGTCTCGGATCCGCCGTCGGCGGCGGTGTGCTGCGGGACGTACTGGCCAACGAGACGCCGTCCCTGCTGCGTTGGGACCGCGACCTGTACGCGGTCCCCGCCATCGTCGGCGCCACCATGGTCGCCCTCTGCATCCGCTACGACGTGCTGGGGCCGTTCACCAGCGGGCTCGCGGTCGTCACCGCTTTCGTGCTGCGCCTGCTCGCGATGCGGTTCCACTGGCGAGCTCCGCGTGCGTGGAACCGGCGTTCGACCGTCCGTGAGGAGTAG
- a CDS encoding TetR family transcriptional regulator, with protein sequence MSHTLGIRQAQKQKTRQALLDAALGLLEEQSLSSLGLREVTRAVGVAPTAFYRHFRSTEDLGVALVEEALGSLHPMIRQTVAPADSGQRITRAVELIAHHVDTYPAHVRFIARERHGGVQPVRQAIREQLARFAEEVKAELAKDPESGGWNDEDLLMLAHLYVDQMLITASLFMEAMEATETTEFSGEERERVTRLATRQMRLISVGRRHWLG encoded by the coding sequence ATGAGTCACACCCTCGGCATCCGGCAGGCACAGAAGCAGAAGACCCGACAGGCGTTGCTGGACGCCGCGTTGGGGCTGCTGGAGGAGCAGAGCCTGAGCAGTCTGGGGCTGCGCGAGGTCACCCGCGCCGTGGGCGTCGCCCCGACTGCCTTCTACCGGCACTTCCGGTCCACGGAGGACCTCGGGGTCGCACTCGTCGAGGAGGCGCTGGGCAGTCTGCATCCGATGATCCGGCAGACGGTGGCCCCGGCCGACAGCGGCCAACGCATCACGCGCGCGGTCGAGTTGATCGCCCACCACGTGGACACCTACCCGGCCCACGTCCGCTTCATCGCCCGCGAGCGGCACGGCGGGGTGCAGCCGGTACGGCAGGCCATCCGGGAGCAGCTCGCCCGGTTCGCCGAGGAGGTGAAGGCCGAACTCGCCAAGGACCCGGAGTCCGGCGGCTGGAACGACGAGGACCTGCTGATGCTCGCCCACCTCTATGTCGACCAGATGCTCATCACGGCCTCGCTCTTCATGGAGGCCATGGAGGCCACGGAGACCACGGAGTTCTCCGGCGAGGAGCGCGAGCGCGTCACCCGACTCGCCACGCGCCAGATGCGGTTGATCAGCGTCGGCAGGCGGCACTGGCTCGGCTGA
- a CDS encoding helix-turn-helix transcriptional regulator, with the protein MKADRLLSILLLLQTRGRVPAHELAARLEVSVRTVYRDVEALSASGVPVYAERGRHGGIELLAGFRTDVTGLTADESRALFILAAQGAHAALGLDAALGSALRKVMAALPAPYRPAAEVASRRILVDATRWKSGPQLAVDLEVLQDAVFTDRRLRLRYRHSGAKEPSTYTVDPYGLVSKAGVWYLVADRRTRPRLFRADRVHSATLLPDPVKRRPGIELTHAWEELRRQVEERPGGLDVTVRVRRARLDMFLRLSASSLAELPTDDGQDDGESDWVTVRLTYGVVREARQLLQFADALEVVSPPEARAEVAAAAASVTELYQRVGGPRS; encoded by the coding sequence GTGAAGGCCGACCGACTCCTCTCGATCCTGCTGCTCCTGCAGACCCGGGGCCGCGTCCCCGCGCACGAACTCGCCGCCCGGCTGGAGGTGTCGGTGCGGACCGTCTACCGGGACGTCGAGGCGCTGTCCGCATCGGGCGTGCCGGTGTACGCCGAGCGCGGACGGCACGGCGGGATCGAGCTGCTCGCCGGGTTCCGCACGGACGTCACGGGACTGACCGCCGACGAGTCACGCGCCCTGTTCATCCTGGCCGCGCAGGGCGCCCACGCCGCCCTCGGCCTCGACGCCGCGCTCGGTTCCGCGCTGCGCAAGGTGATGGCCGCGCTGCCGGCGCCGTACCGCCCGGCCGCCGAGGTGGCCTCCCGGCGCATCCTCGTCGACGCCACGCGCTGGAAGAGCGGGCCCCAACTCGCCGTGGACCTGGAGGTGTTGCAGGACGCGGTGTTCACCGACCGGCGGCTGCGGCTGCGGTACCGGCACAGCGGCGCCAAGGAACCCAGCACCTACACCGTCGACCCGTACGGCCTCGTCTCCAAGGCCGGTGTCTGGTACCTGGTCGCCGACCGCCGCACGCGACCCCGCCTCTTCCGCGCCGACCGCGTCCACTCGGCCACCCTCCTGCCCGACCCCGTGAAGCGCCGCCCGGGCATCGAACTCACCCACGCCTGGGAGGAGTTGCGCCGCCAGGTCGAGGAACGCCCCGGCGGACTCGACGTCACCGTCCGCGTCCGCCGCGCCCGCCTCGACATGTTCCTGCGCCTCAGCGCCTCCTCGCTCGCCGAACTCCCCACGGACGACGGGCAGGACGACGGTGAGAGCGACTGGGTGACGGTCCGGCTGACGTACGGCGTCGTCCGCGAGGCGCGCCAACTGCTCCAGTTCGCCGACGCGTTGGAGGTCGTATCGCCGCCGGAGGCACGCGCCGAGGTGGCCGCCGCGGCCGCTTCTGTCACGGAGCTGTACCAGCGAGTAGGCGGGCCCCGATCCTGA
- a CDS encoding DUF4190 domain-containing protein: protein MQLTAPASSTTTDVKPTGRRDADGMAVASFILGLVGLLVLNVFLGPIAIALAGAALWRGTARRGRALLGLGLGIADLLVLVAFMQLDSTVSWSF, encoded by the coding sequence ATGCAACTCACCGCACCGGCAAGCAGCACCACCACCGACGTCAAGCCCACCGGCCGGCGTGACGCCGACGGCATGGCCGTCGCGTCCTTCATCCTCGGCCTCGTCGGGCTGCTCGTGCTCAATGTCTTCCTCGGCCCGATCGCCATCGCCCTGGCCGGCGCGGCGCTGTGGCGCGGCACCGCCCGCCGCGGCCGTGCCCTCCTCGGCCTCGGGCTCGGGATCGCCGATCTGCTGGTCCTCGTCGCCTTCATGCAACTGGACAGCACCGTCTCCTGGAGCTTCTAG
- a CDS encoding multicopper oxidase family protein has protein sequence MTHTSEPASGQNNDAKGNHRKSAAEKREHGKDIAARGKGLHRRKFLGGMAGTGIAAVAAAGGAFSLLNGAAKSKASAADATLTVPDLLEGTTTDGVTTYTLEAKTGSAEVISGVTSTTMGYNQDFLGPTLKWTNGDVVLLNITNNIGEDTTVHFHGAHVPAKMDGGPQVAFADGTTWSPTFTVKDPATTLWYHPHALGTTAKQAVHGLAGMIIVEDSTDASAALPSDYGVDDIPLIFQSLAVDTDGDIKYDAAGYRLSTTTFPLLLNGTNVDSTTLGFTATKTRTRFRALNASPSDIIVIQRSDGGTLTQISTDQGYLTEATEVTTIRLVAGARAEFTMDLTADATLQAVITTGWIRGGSGTYDVLAVTASGTDTPDDLPSTLNTIDRYDTTDFTARTITLGQNGATMLINGSAGTTMAAMAMISTTVGSKEIWTIQNSTQLEHSFHLHDVPYQLISINGEDPTGVQLGWYDTYEVVGGGSIKIAMEFTDFSDDTYMYMLHCHLLQHEDEGMMASLMVTES, from the coding sequence ATGACACACACCAGCGAGCCCGCGTCCGGCCAGAACAACGACGCAAAGGGCAACCACCGCAAATCCGCCGCCGAGAAGCGCGAGCACGGCAAGGACATCGCGGCCCGTGGCAAGGGTCTGCACCGGCGCAAGTTCCTCGGCGGGATGGCCGGGACCGGCATCGCGGCGGTCGCGGCGGCCGGCGGGGCCTTCTCCCTGCTGAACGGCGCGGCGAAGAGCAAGGCGTCCGCGGCGGACGCCACCCTCACCGTCCCCGACCTCCTTGAGGGCACCACCACCGACGGCGTCACCACGTACACGCTGGAGGCCAAGACCGGCTCCGCCGAGGTGATCTCGGGCGTCACCAGCACCACGATGGGCTACAACCAGGACTTCCTGGGCCCGACCCTGAAGTGGACCAACGGCGACGTGGTCCTTCTCAACATCACCAACAACATCGGCGAGGACACCACCGTCCACTTCCACGGCGCCCACGTGCCCGCGAAGATGGACGGCGGCCCCCAGGTCGCCTTCGCGGACGGCACGACCTGGTCGCCCACGTTCACGGTCAAGGACCCGGCCACCACGCTCTGGTACCACCCGCACGCCCTGGGCACCACCGCCAAGCAGGCCGTGCACGGCCTGGCCGGGATGATCATCGTCGAGGACTCCACGGACGCGTCCGCCGCGCTGCCCAGCGACTACGGCGTCGACGACATCCCGCTCATCTTCCAGTCCCTCGCCGTGGACACCGACGGAGACATCAAGTACGACGCGGCCGGCTACCGGCTGAGCACCACCACTTTCCCGCTCCTGCTCAACGGAACCAACGTGGACTCCACCACGCTCGGTTTCACCGCCACCAAGACCCGCACCCGGTTCCGCGCGCTCAACGCCTCACCGTCCGACATCATCGTGATCCAGCGCAGCGACGGCGGCACCCTCACCCAGATCAGCACCGACCAGGGCTACCTGACCGAGGCCACCGAGGTGACCACGATCCGCCTGGTGGCCGGCGCCCGTGCCGAGTTCACGATGGACCTCACCGCGGACGCCACCCTGCAGGCCGTGATCACCACCGGCTGGATCCGCGGCGGCAGCGGCACGTACGACGTCCTCGCGGTGACGGCCAGCGGCACCGACACCCCGGACGACCTGCCCAGCACCCTCAACACCATCGACCGGTACGACACGACCGACTTCACCGCGCGGACGATCACCCTGGGCCAGAACGGCGCCACCATGCTGATCAACGGGTCGGCGGGCACGACGATGGCCGCGATGGCGATGATCAGTACGACGGTCGGCTCGAAGGAGATCTGGACGATCCAGAACTCCACCCAACTGGAACACTCGTTCCACCTGCACGACGTGCCGTACCAGTTGATCTCCATCAACGGCGAGGATCCCACCGGGGTCCAGCTCGGCTGGTACGACACCTACGAGGTGGTCGGCGGCGGCTCGATCAAGATCGCCATGGAGTTCACCGACTTCTCCGACGACACCTACATGTACATGCTCCACTGCCACCTGTTGCAGCACGAGGACGAGGGCATGATGGCCTCCCTCATGGTGACGGAGAGCTAG
- a CDS encoding N-acetylmuramoyl-L-alanine amidase — translation MGETQSDQDDRTAKPPGGAEKSPGGRDKPPGGTGRHPGRRALLIGGAAAAVGTGVLARDELARLWWRLPGVEKPRTPGAVDFREATWVAASSANYRRADRPDDYAIDMVVVHVTQGGYESAVKAFQDPAHQAAAHYIVRKGGAVTQMIRELDVAFHAGNRSYNERSVGIEHEGFVERASSFTDAMYTSSARLTAEICRRYGIPVDRKHVIGHVEVPGTDHTDPGRYWDWDRYMTLVRRAHRTQV, via the coding sequence ATGGGGGAGACACAGAGCGATCAGGACGACCGGACAGCCAAGCCACCGGGCGGCGCGGAGAAGTCACCGGGCGGCAGGGACAAGCCGCCGGGCGGCACCGGCCGGCATCCCGGGCGGCGCGCGCTGCTCATCGGCGGCGCCGCGGCCGCCGTGGGGACGGGCGTGCTGGCCCGGGACGAGTTGGCGCGGTTGTGGTGGCGGCTGCCGGGGGTGGAGAAGCCGCGGACTCCGGGGGCGGTCGACTTCCGGGAGGCGACGTGGGTGGCGGCGTCCTCGGCGAACTACCGGCGGGCGGACCGGCCGGACGACTACGCGATAGACATGGTGGTCGTCCATGTCACCCAGGGCGGCTACGAGAGTGCGGTGAAGGCCTTCCAGGACCCCGCGCACCAGGCGGCCGCGCACTACATCGTCCGTAAGGGCGGGGCGGTCACGCAGATGATCCGCGAGCTGGACGTGGCCTTCCACGCGGGCAACCGGTCGTACAACGAACGAAGTGTCGGCATCGAGCACGAGGGCTTCGTGGAGCGGGCGTCCTCGTTCACCGACGCGATGTACACGTCCTCCGCGCGACTGACGGCGGAGATATGCCGGCGGTACGGAATCCCCGTCGACCGGAAGCACGTCATCGGGCACGTCGAGGTGCCGGGGACCGATCACACGGACCCCGGGCGGTACTGGGACTGGGACCGGTACATGACACTCGTAAGGCGGGCACACCGGACGCAAGTGTGA
- a CDS encoding M1 family metallopeptidase, whose protein sequence is MALSRSARLGALATAAASFLVIAASPAPTPGADGIGDSYFPQLGNGGFDARHYALDVAYNPDTDRLDGRTTLTARATQNLSSFDLDLQKLEVTKVQVNGRRAQFTRTGDELRITPRDFLRKGRDFTVTVTYGGVPEPLNGPIVFGSDYGWMKTADGVFVACEPNAASTWFPSSDHPSDKATYDIRIKAPKGLTGVSNGRLVSTYDKGDSTYSHWRESKPMATYLATATIGKFDVKTGTTPGGTPIYVAIDPVLANSNSVDVYAVTAAATDYWSQVFGPYPFEETGAIVDDMPEAGFSLEVQSKPAYSAVRSESTIVHELAHQWFGDSVSVAHWKDIWLNEGFATYAQWLWAEHQGTRSAHDSFLAGYNSRPADSAFWQTVVADPQRDTMFASAVYQRGAMTLQMLRERIGDTAFFKLLPAWTKLHRYGNGDTAGFIKLAEKISGQQLDDLFQTWISTPGKPTL, encoded by the coding sequence ATGGCACTCTCCCGTTCGGCACGTCTGGGGGCCCTCGCGACCGCGGCGGCCTCCTTTCTTGTCATCGCCGCTTCCCCCGCCCCCACCCCCGGCGCCGACGGCATCGGTGACTCCTACTTCCCGCAACTGGGCAACGGCGGCTTCGACGCCCGGCACTACGCCCTCGACGTCGCCTACAACCCCGACACCGACCGGCTCGACGGCCGTACGACACTCACGGCCCGCGCCACCCAGAACCTCTCCTCCTTCGACCTGGACCTCCAGAAGCTGGAGGTCACCAAGGTCCAAGTGAACGGAAGACGGGCCCAGTTCACCCGCACCGGCGACGAACTGCGCATCACGCCGAGGGACTTCCTCCGCAAGGGCAGAGACTTCACGGTCACCGTCACCTACGGCGGTGTACCCGAACCCCTCAACGGCCCCATCGTGTTCGGCTCCGACTACGGCTGGATGAAGACCGCCGACGGAGTCTTCGTCGCCTGCGAACCCAACGCCGCCTCCACCTGGTTCCCGTCCAGCGACCACCCCTCCGACAAGGCCACCTACGACATCCGTATCAAGGCCCCCAAGGGGCTCACCGGAGTCTCCAACGGCCGCCTCGTCTCGACGTACGACAAGGGCGACTCGACGTACTCCCACTGGCGGGAGTCGAAGCCCATGGCGACCTATCTCGCCACCGCCACCATCGGGAAGTTCGACGTGAAGACGGGGACGACCCCCGGCGGCACCCCGATCTACGTCGCCATCGACCCCGTCCTCGCCAACAGCAACAGCGTCGACGTGTACGCCGTGACCGCCGCCGCGACCGACTACTGGTCGCAGGTCTTCGGGCCGTACCCCTTCGAGGAGACCGGTGCGATCGTCGACGACATGCCGGAGGCCGGCTTCTCGCTGGAGGTGCAGAGCAAGCCCGCCTACTCCGCCGTGCGCAGTGAGTCGACGATCGTGCACGAGCTGGCCCACCAGTGGTTCGGCGACTCCGTGTCGGTCGCGCACTGGAAGGACATCTGGCTCAACGAGGGCTTCGCGACCTACGCTCAGTGGCTGTGGGCCGAACACCAGGGCACCCGCTCCGCGCACGACTCGTTCCTGGCCGGCTACAACTCCCGCCCCGCGGACAGCGCCTTCTGGCAGACCGTCGTGGCGGACCCGCAGCGGGACACGATGTTCGCCTCCGCCGTCTACCAGCGCGGCGCGATGACCCTCCAGATGCTCCGCGAACGCATCGGCGACACCGCGTTCTTCAAGCTGCTGCCCGCCTGGACGAAACTCCACCGCTACGGCAACGGCGACACGGCAGGCTTCATCAAGCTCGCCGAGAAGATCAGTGGCCAGCAGCTCGACGACCTGTTCCAGACCTGGATCTCCACACCGGGCAAGCCCACCCTGTAG